The genomic DNA GACCATTAAAACAACCACATATACCGTATCAAGAATTAAGACGCCAATACTTATGTACAATAGGCGCACATATCCGGGATTTTTAAAAAGAAGCTGTGAGATCCACGGACCTGCTATGATGACAAGCAAGGCAAAGACGGCGACAATAAACAGCCTGAAGTACATAACGTTCCGGACATATTCAAGGCGTTTGTCTTTATCTTTTGTTTCAAAATAATAGAAAGCTAAAGCTGAATCAGTCCCGAATATGATTAAAAACGAAAGCATGGACGTCCAGTTATCAATAACGCCCAAAACCCCGTACTGTGCCGGGGGTAAAAAGTTTGTATAAATAGGCAGCATGATAAAGGCGATTACTTTTGTACCGACATTCATAAATGCGTAAAGGAGCGAATCCGCTCCTAAACGCTTTATTTGTGCAAACAATTTATAACAACTCCCGCTCGTCCACCATGCGGACAAATTTAGCTGGTACACCTTTAACAAGAGTTTTTGGCTCGGTATCTTTTGTCACAAGCGCACCTGCTGCAACGAAAGTTTCCTCTTCAATTGTAATGCCCGGAAGAATAATGGAAGCTCCGCCAACACGGGCGCCCCTTTTCACAGTTGCACCTTTAATTTTATCGAATCTTTCTTCCGTTCTGCCCATATAATTATCATTTGTTGTCGTGACGCAAGGAGCAATAAACACATGGTCTTCGAGAGTTGTATAAGCAGTAATATAGGAATTCGATTGAATTTTCGTCCTGTCTCCAATTTTTACGTAATTTTCTACAGTCACACCACGTCCGACAATGACGTAGCTGCCAATCTCAACATTCTCTCTAACGCTAGCTAGATCGGCAATTAATGTGTTGGAGCCTATCTTTGCACCTCGATACACGACACAGTTTGCTCCGATTGTTACATCTTCGCCGATGATTAATGGTGGAATCGAATCAGAAAGCTTTACCGTACTCGTTTTTGCCGGTTTTGGCGGTTTTCCGAGTACTGCGCCGTCTGCAACAGTCGTATTATCACCAATAACCGTTCCTTCATGAACAGTAACACGGTTGCCAATCACGACATTTTTTCCAATCTGAACA from Bacillus methanolicus MGA3 includes the following:
- a CDS encoding acyltransferase gives rise to the protein MNYIDPSVKLDSSVKVGHFSVIEKDVQIGKNVVIGNRVTVHEGTVIGDNTTVADGAVLGKPPKPAKTSTVKLSDSIPPLIIGEDVTIGANCVVYRGAKIGSNTLIADLASVRENVEIGSYVIVGRGVTVENYVKIGDRTKIQSNSYITAYTTLEDHVFIAPCVTTTNDNYMGRTEERFDKIKGATVKRGARVGGASIILPGITIEEETFVAAGALVTKDTEPKTLVKGVPAKFVRMVDERELL